One region of Oryza sativa Japonica Group chromosome 5, ASM3414082v1 genomic DNA includes:
- the LOC9270707 gene encoding beta-galactosidase 7 isoform X1: MEAAVLAVVLFIGVALWSSSSSPAAAAAGTKEELEDGDDQRGEVTYDGRALIVNGTRVMLFSGEIHYARSTPEMWPKLIAKAKNGGLDVIQTYVFWNVHEPIQGQYNFEGRYDLVKFIREIQAQGLYVSLRIGPFVEAEWKYGGFPFWLHDVPSITFRSDNEPFKQHMQNFVTKIVTMMKHEGLYYPQGGPIIISQIENEYQMIEPAFGASGPRYVRWAAAMAVGLQTGVPWMMCKQNDAPDPVINTCNGLICGETFVGPNSPNKPALWTENWTSRYPIYGNDTKLRAPEDIAFAVALFIARKKGSFVSYYMYHGGTNFGRFAASYVTTSYYDGAPLDEYGLIWQPTWGHLRELHCAVKQSSEPLLFGSYSNFSLGQQQEAHVFETDFKCVAFLVNFDQHNTPKVEFRNISLELAPKSISVLSDCRNVVFETAKVNAQHGSRTANAVQSLNDINNWKAFIEPVPQDLSKSTYTGNQLFEQLTTTKDETDYLWYIVSYKNRASDGNQIAHLYVKSLAHILHAFVNNEYVGSVHGSHDGPRNIVLNTHMSLKEGDNTISLLSVMVGSPDSGAYMERRTFGIQTVGIQQGQQPMHLLNNDLWGYQVGLFGEKDSIYTQEGTNSVRWMDINNLIYHPLTWYKTTFSTPPGNDAVTLNLTSMGKGEVWVNGESIGRYWVSFKAPSGQPSQSLYHIPRGFLTPKDNLLVLVEEMGGDPLQITVNTMSVTTVCGNVDEFSVPPLQSRGKVPKVRIWCQGGNRISSIEFASYGNPVGDCRSFRIGSCHAESSESVVKQSCIGRRGCSIPVMAAKFGGDPCPGIQKSLLVVADCR; the protein is encoded by the exons ATGGAGGCTGCTGTGCTCGCCGTGGTGTTGTTCATCGGGGTGGCGctgtggtcgtcgtcgtcgtcgccggcggcggcggcggcggggacgaagGAGGAATTAGAAGACGGTGATGACCAGCGAGGTGAGGTGACGTATGACGGGAGGGCCCTGATCGTTAACGGCACGAGAGTGATGCTGTTCTCAGGGGAGATACACTACGCCAGAAGCACCCCTGAG ATGTGGCCAAAACTCATAGCAAAAGCAAAGAACGGTGGCCTCGATGTGATACAAACCTATGTCTTCTGGAACGTTCACGAGCCTATCCAGGGTCAG TATAACTTTGAGGGAAGATatgatcttgtaaaattcatcaGAGAAATTCAAGCTCAAGGGCTTTATGTAAGCCTCAGGATTGGTCCCTTCGTAGAAGCAGAATGGAAGTACGG AGGGTTTCCATTTTGGCTACATGATGTTCCCAGCATTACCTTCCGAAGTGACAATGAACCCTTTAAA CAACACATGCAAAATTTTGTCACAAAGATAGTAACCATGATGAAACATGAAGGGCTTTATTACCCACAAGGAGGCCCCATCATCATTTCTCAG ATTGAGAATGAATACCAGATGATTGAGCCTGCATTTGGCGCAAGTGGACCACGTTATGTCCGTTGGGCAGCTGCAATGGCTGTTGGTCTCCAAACAGGTGTTCCATGGATGATGTGCAAGCAGAATGATGCTCCAGATCCAGTT ATTAATACCTGTAATGGGCTCATTTGCGGAGAAACATTTGTTGGACCAAACTCACCTAACAAGCCTGCATTGTGGACAGAAAATTGGACATCTCG CTACCCTATATATGGTAATGATACAAAATTGAGAGCTCCAGAAGATATTGCGTTTGCAGTTGCACTTTTTATAGCAAGGAAGAAAGGTAGCTTTGTGAGCTACTACATG TACCATGGAGGGACAAACTTTGGGAGGTTTGCTGCTTCATATGTAACAACAAGCTACTATGATGGAGCTCCTCTTGATGAATATG GTCTAATATGGCAACCTACATGGGGTCATCTTAGAGAATTGCATTGTGCAGTAAAGCAATCATCAGAACCATTACTATTTGGGAGCTACTCCAATTTTTCATTAGGCCAACAACAAGAG GCACATGTTTTTGAAACAGATTTCAAGTGTGTGGCTTTTCTAGTAAACTTCGATCAGCATAACACACCAAAGGTAGAATTCCGTAATATATCTCTGGAGCTGGCCCCTAAGTCCATCAGTGTTCTCTCAGATTGCAGAAATGTAGTTTTTGAAACAGCCAAG GTAAATGCTCAGCATGGTTCAAGAACAGCTAATGCAGTACAGTCTCTCAATGACATTAATAATTGGAAGGCATTCATAGAGCCAGTTCCTCAAGACTTGAGCAAGTCTACGTACACTGGAAACCAACTATTTGAACAGCTCACAACAACTAAAGATGAGACAGATTATCTCTGGTACATTGTCAG CTACAAAAATAGAGCAAGTGATGGCAACCAGATTGCCCATCTCTATGTCAAGTCACTAGCACATATATTGCATGCTTTTGTCAACAATGAATATGTAG GGAGTGTACACGGCAGTCATGATGGACCTCGCAATATAGTGCTCAACACGCACATGTCTCTTAAGGAAGGAGATAACACCATATCATTGCTTAGTGTAATGGTTGGATCACCG GATTCTGGCGCCTACATGGAAAGAAGAACATTTGGGATTCAGACAGTGGGTATACAGCAGGGACAACAGCCAATGCATCTCCTCAACAACGACCTATGGGGATACCAA GTTGGCTTATTTGGAGAAAAGGATAGTATCTACACGCAAGAAGGAACAAACAGTGTTCGATGGATGGATATCAACAATTTGATATATCATCCGCTTACTTGGTATAAG ACAACCTTTTCCACACCACCGGGCAATGATGCAGTGACACTAAACCTTACTAGCATGGGAAAGGGCGAAGTATGGGTCAATGGAGAGAGCATCGGACGGTATTGGGTCTCCTTCAAGGCTCCAAGTGGGCAGCCCTCTCAATCACT ATATCACATACCACGAGGCTTCCTGACACCTAAAGACAATCTCCTCGTCCTTGTTGAGGAAATGGGAGGCGACCCGCTACAGATTACCGTGAATACAATGTCTGTCACAACAGTATGTGGAAATGTCGATGAGTTCTCCGTCCCCCCTCTCCAGTCTAGAGGAAAGGTTCCAAAAGTGCGAATCTGGTGCCAGGGAGGCAATCGTATCTCATCAATTGAGTTCGCAAGTTACGGGAACCCCGTGGGAGACTGCCGAAGCTTTAGAATTGGAAGTTGCCATGCAGAATCATCAGAATCCGTCGTAAAGCAG TCTTGCATAGGCAGGAGGGGATGTTCTATTCCCGTAATGGCAGCCAAGTTTGGAGGTGACCCGTGCCCCGGGATCCAAAAAAGTCTTCTAGTTGTGGCGGATTGCAGGTGA
- the LOC9270707 gene encoding beta-galactosidase 7 isoform X2, which translates to MRGGMAITAALVVVAAAAESRWAELGREITYDGRALVVSGARRMFFSGDMHYARSTPEMWPKLIAKAKNGGLDVIQTYVFWNVHEPIQGQYNFEGRYDLVKFIREIQAQGLYVSLRIGPFVEAEWKYGGFPFWLHDVPSITFRSDNEPFKQHMQNFVTKIVTMMKHEGLYYPQGGPIIISQIENEYQMIEPAFGASGPRYVRWAAAMAVGLQTGVPWMMCKQNDAPDPVINTCNGLICGETFVGPNSPNKPALWTENWTSRYPIYGNDTKLRAPEDIAFAVALFIARKKGSFVSYYMYHGGTNFGRFAASYVTTSYYDGAPLDEYGLIWQPTWGHLRELHCAVKQSSEPLLFGSYSNFSLGQQQEAHVFETDFKCVAFLVNFDQHNTPKVEFRNISLELAPKSISVLSDCRNVVFETAKVNAQHGSRTANAVQSLNDINNWKAFIEPVPQDLSKSTYTGNQLFEQLTTTKDETDYLWYIVSYKNRASDGNQIAHLYVKSLAHILHAFVNNEYVGSVHGSHDGPRNIVLNTHMSLKEGDNTISLLSVMVGSPDSGAYMERRTFGIQTVGIQQGQQPMHLLNNDLWGYQVGLFGEKDSIYTQEGTNSVRWMDINNLIYHPLTWYKTTFSTPPGNDAVTLNLTSMGKGEVWVNGESIGRYWVSFKAPSGQPSQSLYHIPRGFLTPKDNLLVLVEEMGGDPLQITVNTMSVTTVCGNVDEFSVPPLQSRGKVPKVRIWCQGGNRISSIEFASYGNPVGDCRSFRIGSCHAESSESVVKQSCIGRRGCSIPVMAAKFGGDPCPGIQKSLLVVADCR; encoded by the exons ATGCGGGGAGGCATGGCCATCACGGcggcgctcgtcgtcgtcgcggcggcggcggagagccgGTGGGCGGAGTTGGGAAGGGAGATCACGTACGATGGCCGGGCTCTGGTGGTGAGTGGCGCACGGAGGATGTTCTTCTCCGGCGACAtgcactacgccaggagcaCCCCTGAG ATGTGGCCAAAACTCATAGCAAAAGCAAAGAACGGTGGCCTCGATGTGATACAAACCTATGTCTTCTGGAACGTTCACGAGCCTATCCAGGGTCAG TATAACTTTGAGGGAAGATatgatcttgtaaaattcatcaGAGAAATTCAAGCTCAAGGGCTTTATGTAAGCCTCAGGATTGGTCCCTTCGTAGAAGCAGAATGGAAGTACGG AGGGTTTCCATTTTGGCTACATGATGTTCCCAGCATTACCTTCCGAAGTGACAATGAACCCTTTAAA CAACACATGCAAAATTTTGTCACAAAGATAGTAACCATGATGAAACATGAAGGGCTTTATTACCCACAAGGAGGCCCCATCATCATTTCTCAG ATTGAGAATGAATACCAGATGATTGAGCCTGCATTTGGCGCAAGTGGACCACGTTATGTCCGTTGGGCAGCTGCAATGGCTGTTGGTCTCCAAACAGGTGTTCCATGGATGATGTGCAAGCAGAATGATGCTCCAGATCCAGTT ATTAATACCTGTAATGGGCTCATTTGCGGAGAAACATTTGTTGGACCAAACTCACCTAACAAGCCTGCATTGTGGACAGAAAATTGGACATCTCG CTACCCTATATATGGTAATGATACAAAATTGAGAGCTCCAGAAGATATTGCGTTTGCAGTTGCACTTTTTATAGCAAGGAAGAAAGGTAGCTTTGTGAGCTACTACATG TACCATGGAGGGACAAACTTTGGGAGGTTTGCTGCTTCATATGTAACAACAAGCTACTATGATGGAGCTCCTCTTGATGAATATG GTCTAATATGGCAACCTACATGGGGTCATCTTAGAGAATTGCATTGTGCAGTAAAGCAATCATCAGAACCATTACTATTTGGGAGCTACTCCAATTTTTCATTAGGCCAACAACAAGAG GCACATGTTTTTGAAACAGATTTCAAGTGTGTGGCTTTTCTAGTAAACTTCGATCAGCATAACACACCAAAGGTAGAATTCCGTAATATATCTCTGGAGCTGGCCCCTAAGTCCATCAGTGTTCTCTCAGATTGCAGAAATGTAGTTTTTGAAACAGCCAAG GTAAATGCTCAGCATGGTTCAAGAACAGCTAATGCAGTACAGTCTCTCAATGACATTAATAATTGGAAGGCATTCATAGAGCCAGTTCCTCAAGACTTGAGCAAGTCTACGTACACTGGAAACCAACTATTTGAACAGCTCACAACAACTAAAGATGAGACAGATTATCTCTGGTACATTGTCAG CTACAAAAATAGAGCAAGTGATGGCAACCAGATTGCCCATCTCTATGTCAAGTCACTAGCACATATATTGCATGCTTTTGTCAACAATGAATATGTAG GGAGTGTACACGGCAGTCATGATGGACCTCGCAATATAGTGCTCAACACGCACATGTCTCTTAAGGAAGGAGATAACACCATATCATTGCTTAGTGTAATGGTTGGATCACCG GATTCTGGCGCCTACATGGAAAGAAGAACATTTGGGATTCAGACAGTGGGTATACAGCAGGGACAACAGCCAATGCATCTCCTCAACAACGACCTATGGGGATACCAA GTTGGCTTATTTGGAGAAAAGGATAGTATCTACACGCAAGAAGGAACAAACAGTGTTCGATGGATGGATATCAACAATTTGATATATCATCCGCTTACTTGGTATAAG ACAACCTTTTCCACACCACCGGGCAATGATGCAGTGACACTAAACCTTACTAGCATGGGAAAGGGCGAAGTATGGGTCAATGGAGAGAGCATCGGACGGTATTGGGTCTCCTTCAAGGCTCCAAGTGGGCAGCCCTCTCAATCACT ATATCACATACCACGAGGCTTCCTGACACCTAAAGACAATCTCCTCGTCCTTGTTGAGGAAATGGGAGGCGACCCGCTACAGATTACCGTGAATACAATGTCTGTCACAACAGTATGTGGAAATGTCGATGAGTTCTCCGTCCCCCCTCTCCAGTCTAGAGGAAAGGTTCCAAAAGTGCGAATCTGGTGCCAGGGAGGCAATCGTATCTCATCAATTGAGTTCGCAAGTTACGGGAACCCCGTGGGAGACTGCCGAAGCTTTAGAATTGGAAGTTGCCATGCAGAATCATCAGAATCCGTCGTAAAGCAG TCTTGCATAGGCAGGAGGGGATGTTCTATTCCCGTAATGGCAGCCAAGTTTGGAGGTGACCCGTGCCCCGGGATCCAAAAAAGTCTTCTAGTTGTGGCGGATTGCAGGTGA
- the LOC4338865 gene encoding uncharacterized protein codes for MGSSGGSSEHFLRQFSASDGAPLPRELGEEWAAAECGRRGSRRWSRKKARGHHRRGGGGGGGGGLCRSREEAPAGRKRVMVVVDQSSGAKHAMMWALTHVASKGDFLTLLHVLPHGGGDASALANSLGSLCKACKPEVEVEALVIQGPKLGTVLSQVKKLDASVLVLSQCKPSPFCCFMRSSGEEFVEECINRADCLTLAVRRQSKGVGGYLISTRWQKNFWLLA; via the exons ATGGGGAGCAGCGGTGGCAGCAGCGAGCACTTCCTGCGCCAGTTCAgcgcgagcgacggcgcacCGCTGCCGCGTGAGCTGGGCGAGGAGTGGGCGGCGGCCGAGTGCGGCAGGAGGGGGTCGAGGCGGTGGTCCAGGAAGAAGGCGAGGGggcaccaccgccgcggcgggggcggaggcggcggcggcgggctctgCAGGAGCAGGGAGGAGGCCCCCGCGGGGAGGAAGcgggtgatggtggtggtggaccaGAGCTCCGGTGCCAAGCACGCCATGATGTGGGCGCTCACCCACGTCGCCAGCAAGGGGGACTTCCTCACCCTGCTCCACGTCCtcccccacggcggcggcgacgcctccGCGCTCGCCAACTCCCTCGGCTCACTCTGCAAGGCCTGCAAGCCCGAG GTGGAGGTTGAGGCGCTTGTGATCCAAGGGCCCAAGCTGGGCACCGTCCTCAGCCAGGTGAAGAAGCTGGATGCATCTGTGCTGGTGCTGAGCCAATGCAAGCCATCTCCTTTCTGCTG CTTCATGAGGAGCAGCGGCGAGGAGTTCGTGGAGGAGTGCATCAACAGGGCGGACTGCCTGACGCTGGCGGTGAGGCGGCAGAGCAAGGGCGTCGGCGGCTACCTCATCAGCACCCGGTGGCAGAAGAACTTCTGGCTGCTGGCTTGA